A stretch of Solea senegalensis isolate Sse05_10M linkage group LG10, IFAPA_SoseM_1, whole genome shotgun sequence DNA encodes these proteins:
- the ccdc33 gene encoding coiled-coil domain-containing protein 33 isoform X2, with the protein MILPDLEENPLMAEITDLQNKEVGTYRSAMGKMAEDIIALRTQVVTLEAENSQLRSDLSLHQDLGRHLLDDADIAVMTKAEIADRIASLKFKLASETSKVATQRDRIQQLQNELIKKNDSEKELLKLNRVQQQQRGNLQHHQSHMANMATLEVTIKRQEKVIEKTEKALESKLREMNRQGKTDCRGQETELALLAENTRLREELDRIHRQPLHAVIHESAQTKEIIPLKEKLALLNKLEKAEARVQTLEAQLEANSKLWGRKKQELLTKLSEHRHGFVPTGSTVLHNVSAVS; encoded by the exons GAGGTGGGAACTTATCGTTCAGCCATGGGTAAGATGGCAGAAGACATTATAGCTCTAAGGACACAGGTGGTGACGTTGGAGGCAGAAAACAGCCAGCTCCGCAGTGACCTGTCTCTGCACCAGGACCTTGGCCGACATCTGCTGGATGACGCAGACATTGCCGTCATGACCAAGGCTGAGATTGCTGACCGCATAG CATCCCTGAAATTTAAGCTGGCCAGTGAGACCAGTAAGGTGGCCACACAAAGGGACAGGATCCAACAGCTCCAGAACGAGCTAATCAAG aaaAATGACAGCGAGAAGGAGCTGCTAAAACTCAACcgagttcagcagcagcagagggggaATCTGCAGCACCATCAGAGTCACATGGCCAACATGGCAACTTTAGAGGTCACCATCAAACGGCAGGAAAAG GTTATTGAGAAGACGGAGAAGGCTTTAGAAAGTAAACTCAGAGAGATGAATAGACAAG GTAAGACTGACTGCAGAGGACAAGAGACAGAGTTGGCCCTGTTGGCCGAGAATACGCGTCTCCGAGAAGAGCTGGACAGGATTCACAGGCAGCCTTTACATGCCGTTATTCACGAGTCAGCACAG ACAAAAGAGATTATTCCACTTAAGGAGAAACTGGCTTTACTAAATAAACTTGAGAAAGCCGAGGCAAGAGTCCAAACACTGGAAgctcag TTGGAGGCGAACTCCAAGTTGTGGGGGAGAAAGAAACAGGAACTGTTGACCAAACTGAGTGAGCACAGACACGGCTTTGTCCCAACAGGCTCCACAGTCCTCCATAATGTTTCTGCAGTCAGCTGA